The following proteins come from a genomic window of Salvia hispanica cultivar TCC Black 2014 chromosome 4, UniMelb_Shisp_WGS_1.0, whole genome shotgun sequence:
- the LOC125224540 gene encoding F-box protein At3g07870-like, whose translation MSQEFFTNLPSHITIDILSRLPIPTILRCKSVCKPWLHLLNSHEFTTHHLSESAPGLAVFQSKITSEIHEIYEFEDELDLDVEHRYKLLTAFKLPSHGLIQGSANGLLLIMPPEGLSICNPITREYMDIRTPQDSNYKHPQKFTFGFGVSTRTRQYKVVMFSHDPEKDKRLGFLQSECHVYTLGTGSWRRSAAPCLSYGSYCNGAFLNGNLHWLGFDANSKAWISCFDLETELLSTISPPTTDQQLLVADVFAFGDKLCVCDSWSEDEIVVWLMEEYGDEKSWRKEFVVVKREDMYGECVVRPIKVFKDGEMAMLWGDFFVFHWCSKRGTVSEMRMFEARGNCALDLIPHTPTFLSLSKSFGAMENVSS comes from the coding sequence ATGAGCCAAGAATTCTTCACAAATCTACCCTCGCACATCACCATCGACATCCTCTCCCGACTCCCCATCCCAACCATTCTCCGATGCAAATCTGTTTGCAAGCCATGGCTCCATCTACTCAACTCTCACGAATTCACCACCCACCATCTCTCCGAATCCGCCCCCGGCCTAGCTGTCTTTCAGTCTAAGATCACATCCGAAATCCACGAAATCTACGAATTTGAAGACGAGCTTGATCTTGATGTTGAGCACCGCTACAAACTACTCACAGCCTTCAAACTCCCTTCCCATGGATTGATCCAGGGCTCCGCCAATGGCCTCCTTCTTATCATGCCCCCTGAAGGCCTTTCCATATGCAACCCGATCACCCGCGAATACATGGACATCCGAACCCCTCAAGACTCCAACTACAAGCACCCTCAAAAGTTCACATTCGGATTCGGGGTGAGCACAAGGACTCGCCAGTATAAAGTGGTTATGTTTTCCCATGATCCAGAGAAAGATAAACGCCTCGGGTTTCTTCAATCCGAGTGCCACGTGTACACTCTTGGAACGGGGTCGTGGAGGAGAAGTGCGGCGCCATGTTTGAGCTACGGTAGTTATTGCAATGGGGCGTTTTTGAACGGGAATCTCCACTGGCTTGGGTTCGATGCAAACTCTAAGGCGTGGatttcttgctttgatcttgaGACCGAGCTTTTAAGCACCATTTCTCCGCCCACGACTGATCAGCAGTTGCTCGTGGCCGACGTGTTTGCTTTTGGAGATAAGCTGTGTGTCTGTGACAGTTGGAGTGAAGATGAGATTGTGGTGTGGTTGATGGAGGAATACGGAGATGAGAAATCTTGGAGGAAGGAGTTTGTGGTGGTGAAAAGAGAGGATATGTATGGGGAATGTGTGGTTCGGCCAATCAAAGTGTTTAAAGATGGAGAGATGGCGATGTTGTGGGGAGATTTCTTTGTGTTCCATTGGTGTAGCAAGAGGGGGACTGTTTCGGAGATGAGAATGTTCGAAGCTCGTGGTAATTGTGCTCTCGATTTGATCCCTCACACCCccacttttctctctctctccaagagTTTTGGGGCCATGGAAAATGTTAGCTCCTAA
- the LOC125221754 gene encoding F-box protein At3g07870-like, translated as MASIVSPAHDFLMSLPSHLIIDILSRLPAKSLLRCKSVCKHWLHLASDPYLAKLHLSRSKPGVAIHQSEPSKNLLRLADFDDFHLPTAEIDLQSLTPSPEIAVEGSVKGLLLLRDANYKHEALYVCNPLTREYIELAAPKQVVRYPSVVTHGFGVSKGSDEFKVVRIYQEREMDPRSGSCLRIPNSECHVYTLGAGEWRPVGDAPFAYEGRLIGQFFRDNLHWLVEDLNGHELISRFDLQNESFHPFPAPFPGRKLLGSVGVLDDCLCLCDNTSNFEVDIWVMKEYGVGKSWSKRFVIRKMPELIGPSFEIVRVLKVLGDGNILLVWADYCVLNYCSKSEVTQEVDMVQSRGPNSVEAMHYVPSLMTLKTFVMEKVVLF; from the coding sequence ATGGCGTCCATCGTCTCGCCCGCCCACGATTTCCTGATGAGCCTCCCATCGCACCTCATCATCGACATCCTCTCCCGCCTCCCGGCCAAATCCCTCCTCCGCTGCAAATCCGTCTGCAAGCACTGGCTCCATCTCGCCTCCGATCCCTACCTCGCCAAGCTGCATCTCTCCAGATCAAAGCCCGGCGTCGCCATCCACCAATCCGAGCCATCGAAGAACCTCCTCCGACTAGCCGATTTCGACGATTTCCACCTCCCCACGGCGGAGATCGACCTCCAATCGCTCACCCCCTCCCCCGAAATCGCCGTCGAAGGATCCGTGAAgggcctcctcctcctccgcgaCGCCAATTACAAGCACGAGGCTCTCTACGTCTGCAATCCCCTCACGCGCGAGTACATCGAGCTCGCCGCCCCCAAGCAGGTGGTCCGCTACCCTAGCGTCGTCACGCACGGATTCGGAGTCAGCAAGGGGAGTGACGAATTCAAGGTCGTCAGGATTTATCAGGAGAGGGAAATGGACCCTAGGAGCGGCTCCTGCTTGAGAATCCCCAATTCCGAGTGCCACGTCTACACGCTCGGAGCAGGGGAGTGGCGCCCCGTCGGCGACGCCCCTTTCGCCTATGAAGGCCGCCTGATTGGCCAGTTCTTCAGGGACAATCTCCACTGGCTGGTTGAAGATTTGAACGGCCACGAACTCATCTCTCGGTTCGACCTCCAGAACGAGTCTTTTCACCCCTTTCCGGCGCCGTTTCCGGGGAGAAAACTGCTGGGGAGCGTGGGGGTGTTGGATGATTGCCTCTGCCTGTGCGATAACACCTCCAATTTCGAGGTGGATATCTGGGTGATGAAGGAATACGGAGTTGGGAAATCATGGAGCAAGAGATTCGTGATCAGGAAAATGCCGGAATTGATTGGGCCGTCGTTTGAAATCGTGCGAGTGCTCAAGGTTTTGGGAGATGGGAACATATTGCTGGTGTGGGCGGATTACTGCGTGCTCAATTACTGCAGTAAAAGTGAAGTTACACAAGAAGTTGACATGGTTCAGTCTAGAGGCCCGAATAGCGTTGAGGCCATGCATTATGTGCCCAGTTTGATGACTCTTAAGACCTTTGTCATGGAAAAAGTTGTTCTCTTTTAG